In Nocardia higoensis, the DNA window CGCCGGTGATCTCGATGGCCGAGATCTCGTCGTCGGTGATCAGGCACAGCCCGTTGGCCGTTTCTGCGACCGTCCATCCACGCTGGATGTAGTCCTGCGCCGCGGCGTCCATGTCGGCCGCGGAGACGGAAGTCGGAAACGTGGTGCGCACTGTGTTCTCCATTCCCGGATAGCTCTGGGGTCTGTGTTCATGGGGCGTATCGACAGGCGGGTGTGCGCGCGTTACGCCTTCTCGAAAAAATTTTTCGAATGTGCACTACATCTCATTCGGCGAGATCGGGTATCGCCTCGATCGTGGTGTTCGCACAACCCGGTGCCCGCGCGTCGGTCGGTTGTTGTGAACTCTTCTACTCCACGGTGGTTTCGGTCGACGAAGAGGGGCACTATGCGAGCATGAGCGATTCCGGCGCGAACGGGGATCCGAGCGACGGCGTGCGGCCCGGCCCCGGCGAACTGGACACCGAATCCCGGTGGATCACCTGGAAAGCCTCGGCACTGCGCCGCCTCGGGAGCGAGGTCGGCGCGGCCGACCCGGACGACGAGCCCGCGCGGCCCTTCGGCAGCCGTGGCGACTTCCGGCGCTGGGTGGGCGAGGCCGTCGGCGCGCTGTTGGACGTGCAGTTCCAACGATCCGCGACCCGGACCCTGTTGCCGCTGGCCTACCTGCTCGGTCTGATTGTCGCCGTCGCGGTGCCGATCACGATGGTGGTGGTGATGTGGAAGGTCACCTTCGTGCTCGGCATCCTGGCCGTGCTGGTGTCGATCCCGTTGGGCCTGACCATCGCCGCGGTCGTGCGTCTGGCGCTCGAGTTCCTGGTCAACGCTTCCCGGCTGGCGACCAGAGTCGAGCACATCAGCGATCTTGCCGACGACCTCTTCCAGGCGCTCTCGGATGTCGCCGAACCGGTCAACCAGCTCTCCGAGGATGTGCGCGCGGTGCAGTTCTGGAGATTCCGGCGCGGCAATTCCCGGAAGTAGCGAGTTCGTAGCTTGCCCCACGTTCCGAAGGGCCCGTTGCGCCCCTGGATATCCGGTGTTGCGCTGCGCGGGATCTGTTGTGAAACAATGCCGTTCGGGTGACCCGCGGCATCGCGGAGCCACCCGAGATATGACAAGGGGCTCATAGGGGGACGCATGGTTCTGTCGCAGATGACCACCGGATCGACGATGCCGCGAAGACGGCTGGGCAGGAATCTCCGGGATCTGCGCACGCGCGCGCGAATGACGACCAGGGCCGCCGCCCGGCAACTGGAATGGTCCGAAGCCAAGATCTGGCGGATCGAAACCGGCCAGACGTCGCTGCGCAGTCTGGATGTGGAAGCGATGTGCAAGGTCTACGGCGCGCCCGCCGACGTGGTCGCTCCGCTGGCGGCGCTGGCGAAGGAGACCAAGGCCAGGGGGTGGTGGACCGCCTACACCGATGTGGTCGCCGAGGGGTTCGACATCTTCATCGGGCTCGAGGAGGCCGCCCGCCAGCTCGCCGGTTACGAGGCCGACCTGATTCCCGGACTGCTGCAGACCGAGGCCTACACCCGCGCCCTGCTGCGGGCCGCCCGTCCGGCGGCGAGCGCGACCGAGATCGAGCGCCGGGTGGAACTGCGCCGCACCAGGCAGTTGCTGCTCACCCGTCCCGGCGCGCCGCTGCGGCTGGACATGGTGATCCCGGAAGCCGTGCTGCGCCATCGCGTCGGCGGCCGGCAGGTCGCGGTCGAACAACTCGATCACCTGCGCCGGATCTGCGACCTGCCGACGGTGCGGCTGCGGGTGATCCCCGCCGGGTCGGACTACCACGCGGGCATGGAGACCAGCCGCTTCGCCATCCTCGAATTCCCGGCCGACGGCACGACCGCACCCGAACCGCCCGTGGTCTACGTCGAGACGTTCACCGGTCCGGTGTACCTCGACAAGGAGGCCGATTTCGCCCGCTACCGGGTGGCGTTCGCCGATATCGCCTCGGTCGCGGTGGACGCCCGCGAATTGCTCGACGACGCCGTCACCGCGTTGGCCTAGCTCGACCCGACCGGAGGGGACCGACGGTCGAGCCGCCGCTGCGCCGAGCCGCACGATGCGGCCCGAGTCGTTCCGGCCGCGGTGCGGCTGATCGTTCCGGCCGCGGTGCGACTGATCAGACCGGCCGCGGTGCGACTGATCAGACCGGCCGCGGTGCGGCGGTGTCGTTCAGCCGTGGTGCGGCGGTGTCCTTGGGGGAACGCACGTAGGTCAGCGGCGCGCCGTCGCGCCCCACGCGCGGCCAGTCGATGGCCAGCGCGGGATCGAAGGCGTCGATGTCGTGGTCGGCTTCCGGCGTGTACTCCAGCGAGCACAGGTACGTGACGGTGGATTCGTCCTCGAGCGAGAGGATGGCGTGCCCGAGACCCTCGGACAGGAACACTGAGCGCCGGTCCACGTCGTCGATCAGCACGCTGTCCCAACGCCCGTAGGTGGGCGAGCCGGGACGCAGGTCCACCACCACGTCGAGGAACGCGCCGCGCACGCAGGTCACGTACTTGGCCTGGCCGGGCGGATCGTCGGTGTAGTGGATGCCGCGCAGCACGCCCGCCGCCGACACCGACACGTTCACCTGCCGCAGATCCATCGGGCGGCCGGTCGCCTTCTCGAACTCCGAGGCCTTGAACGATTCGGCGAACGCGCCGCGCTCGTCGGTCAGCACCCGCGGTGTGATCACCCACGCGCCGGGGACCGTCATTTCCCGGAAGTCCATCTCACCAATCCCGTCCGCGTTCGAGCAGATCGAGCAGATAACTGCCGTAGCCCGAGCGCACCAGCGGCTCGGCCAGCGCCCGGAGCTGTTCGTCGTCGATGTACCCGCGCCGCCAGGCCACCTCTTCGGGCACTCCGATCTTGAGTCCTTGCCGCTGTTCGATGGTTCGCACGTAGTTCGCCGCGTCGAGCAGCGAGTCGAAGGTGCCGGTGTCCAGCCACGCGGTGCCGCGGGCCAGCACATCCACCCGCAACCGTCCCTGTTCCAGATACGCCCGATTGATATCGGTGATCTCGTATTCCCCGCGATCGGAGGGTCGTAACCCGCGAGCGATCTCCACCACGTCGTTGTCGTAGAAATACAGGCCGGGGATGGCGTAATTGGAGCGCGGTTTCTTCGGCTTCTCCTCGATCGACACCGCCTTTCCCTCGGCGAATTCGATGACGCCGTAGGCGGTGGGGTCGAAGACCCGGTAGGCGAAGACGGCGCCGCCGTCCAGATCGGCGAAGCGGTCCAGACTGGTGCCGAGACCGGGGCCGTGGAAGATGTTGTCGCCCAGCACCAGGGCGACCGATCCGCTACCGATGTGGTCGGCGCCGAGGACGAAGGCCCGCGCGAGGCCGTCCGGCTCCGGCTGCACCACGTAGTCGATCGAGATGCCGAACCGGCTGCCGTCGCCGAGCAGCCTGCGGAAGGCAGGCGCGTCCTCCGGGGTTGTGATGACCAGCACCTCGGTGATGCCCGCGAGCATCAGCGTGGACAGCGGGTAGTAGACCATCGGCTTGTCGTAGACCGGGACGAGCTGCTTGCTCACCCCGCGCGTAATGGGGTGCAGCCGCGAACCGGTGCCGCCCGCCAAGATGATTCCGCGCATGCCCTGAAGTCTGCCAGTCCCGGTCCCGCTGGGCTTCGGTGAGGTTCCGGGTAACGCACGATTGCGTCACAGGGGTTTCGCATTGGGGCGTGTCCGGGCGATAAATGTTGCGTGGGTCACATTTCCGTGGTCTTCTGAAATGACAATGTGTGAGATGTCGACGCCGATGCTCACCCCGGTCGCATACGCGGTCCGGCCGGCTGCTGCCGACCGGCTGGGGGGACGGCGGCTCGGCGGCGAGGGCGGTGTGCGATGGATGTGCTCAATCCGGGAGGGCCGAGCGCTCCCGCGCGGCTGCTGATGGCGACCTGCCGTGGCGTGGTCCGCCCCGCCCTGCGCGCCACGCCGATCAATCGGACCACCATCCCCGTCGGTGCGCTGGCCGTGGAAAGCCTGGCCCGACTGCGCCCGCATCCGCGCGGCATCGAACGCGAACAGGTCACCATGCCCGGTTTCCGCATGGAGATCATCCGTCCGGCCGGGGCCGGGCGCGCTCTGCGCCACGGCGCCATGCTGTACATGCACGGCGGGGGATTCGTGATCTGTGGTCTGGAGACCCATCGGCCGGTGGCCGCCAGCCTGGCCCGGCGCACCGGCTTGGCCGTGGTGAACGTCGAATACCGGCAGCTGCCCGGCCGCAGCATCGCCCAGTCCATCGACGACTGCCTGACCGCGTACCGCTGGCTGCTGCGGCACGGTGCCGACAGCTCCCGCGTCGTTTTCGCGGGCGACTCGGCGGGCGGCTATCTCACCTTCGCCACCGCCCTGCGCACCATCGAACTCGGGCTGCCCACGCCCGCGGGCCTGATCGGCCTGAGCCCGCTGCTCGACCTGGACTACGCCGCCAAGCGGGACTACATGAACGTGGCGCTCGACCCCTACATCCCGTTGTCGGCTCTGGAAGCGGTGGTGCGCCTCGGCGCGGAGATCGACGGCGTGCTGGACCCGTTGCTCTCCCCGGTCAACGGCATCCTCGCCGGCCTGCCCCCGGTCCTGCTCATCGCCGCCGAGGACGAGGTGCTGCGCTACGACGCCGAGCTCATGGTCGCGCGGCTGGCCGCCGCCGGAGTCCCGCACAGCCTGGACCTGTGGCGTGGCCAAGTGCACGCTTTCACCACCATCTGGCCGGGGCTGCCGGAGAGCCGGGCCGCGCTCGGCCGGGCAGCCCGCTTCGTGCGCACCTGTCTGGCCGCCGGGGAGCAGGCTCGGACGGCCTGATTCGCTCGGCCGGACGAGTCGATGAACCCCGCTCCGGGACGCCGGAGCGGGGTTCGCGCTGTCGACTGGCCGGAGTGTTACTTGGCCGGCGGCGTGAACGGCTGGTTGATGGTGGTGAAGTACTGGATGGCGGCGCCGATCGCGACAGGGGCGGTCACCAGGATCTGACCGGCCAGGGTGCCGATGGCGCCGACGGCCAGGACGCCGCCGATGCAACCGAGCAGGGCGGCCGGGACGAAGGGACCGAACAGGCCGACGATGGTCGCCGAGGCCACGGTGGCGCCCGCGATGCCGCCCAGGACGCAGCCCAGTGCGCCGCCGCTCAGGCCGCCCACCAAGGTGCCCACGGTGGCGCCCATGCTGATCGTGCTGGTCAGCCGGCTCCAGGCGGCGACCTCACGGTCGTATTCGCTCTTCCACGGGGCCTTGTTCTCGTAGGGCAGGGCGACCGGCTTGTAGACGGCCTTCTCCACGTCCAGCTGCGGGGTCAGCGTGGCGGTGCGATCGGCCACTTCCGCGGCGATCGGGAATTCGAACTCGTCGACACGGAAGGTCAGCGGGGTGCCCGCGACGGTGTCGCCGTTGGCGGCCTTGACCTTGAGCGCGTTGTCCTCGACGACCAGCGAGCCGGAGTCGATCGTGATGATCGACTGAGTGTCGCCGGCCTGCGCCGTGAAGTTGATCGCGCCGTTGTCGGCGGGTGTGGGTTCGGCGTTGACAGTGCCCGCGGTGATGCCCATGGCGGCGATCAGCAGGGCCGAAGTGGCGGCGAACTTCTTGAAGAGCATGCTCGATTTCCTCGATCCGGAAAGCTTCTGAAGGGACTTGTAGATCGAAAGCGAGAGCAGCTAAGGGACAGTGAACCTTCCGTGACGACTGCCGCAATTCCAGCGCATATTCTCGGTGCGCTCATCGTGAGAAATCGGAAACCCGAATCGCGTGTGCTCTTGCGCCGGCTTCCGGCTCTCGGTCGGTGCCCGTCATTTCCCGCCGCGGCACACCGCGGGCGTCACCGGGTGTATCGGTGCACCGGACGGGCGACGTAGTATCGCGCGGGTGCGCTTGCTCGTCACCGGAGGAGCCGGTTTCATCGGTGCCAATTTCGTCCAGCAGACCGTCGCCGAACGACCGGACGTGACGGTCACGGTGCTCGATGCCCTCACCTACGCGGGCAACCGGGCCTCGCTGGATCCGGTCGCCGACCACATCGGCTTCGTGCACGGCGACATCGCCGACCTCGACCTGGTCGACGAATTGGTCAGCGGTGTGGACGCGGTGGTGCACTTCGCCGCCGAATCGCACAACGACAACTCCCTCGCCGAGCCGTGGCCGTTCGTGCAGACCAATATCGTCGGCACCTACTCGCTGTTGCAGGCCGTGCGCCGCTACGACGTGCGCTTCCACCACGTCTCGACCGACGAGGTCTACGGCGATCTGACCCCGGACGAGCCGGCGTTCACCGAGACCACCGCCTACAACCCGTCGAGCCCGTACTCGGCCACCAAAGCGGCCAGCGACATGCTGGTGCGCGCGTGGACCCGCTCGTTCGGGGTGCGGGCGACGCTGTCCAACTGTTCCAACAACTACGGCCCGTACCAGCACGTGGAGAAGTTCATCCCGCGCCAGATCACCAATCTGATCGACGGCGTGCGGCCCCGCCTCTACGGCGCGGGCCACCAGATCAGGGACTGGATCCACGTGCACGACCACAATCGCGCGGTCTGGGACGTCCTCGAGCGCGGCCGCATCGGCCGTACCTACCTGATCGGCGCGAACGGCGAACTGGACAACAAGACCGTGGTGCGCATGCTGCTCGAGGAATTCGGCCGTGACCCGGACGATTTCGACCACGTCACCGACCGCCCCGGCCACGACCAGCGCTACGCCATCGACTCCACCCTGCTGCGCACCGAACTCGGCTGGCGGCCGCACTACGCCGACTTCCGCGCCGGCCTCGCCGCCACCATCGCCTGGTATCGCGAGAACGAGTCCTGGTGGCGGCCGCACAAGGACGCGACCGAGCGGGCCTACGCGGCCGCGGGGGAGCAGACGGTGGCCGCACCGCACGACTGACCGGCCCGCCGGTGGCCGACTCGGCGAACGCCTCAGCCCCAGACGATGGTGTGGTACTTGACGACCGTGGCCACCAGCGCGACCGTCGTCGCCGACACCACCACAATGCTCGGCCCGAAGACCGGGGTACGCCCCTGTGCGTCGCTGAGCCGCAACGGCATCCAGCGCAGCAGCGCCGCGAAGGCCAGCAGGGCCAGCGGAACGAAGTAGCGGCCCTGCACACCGTCGATGATGTAGTAGCCGACCGGCGTGAATGACATGTAGAGCGTCACGTAGATCATCGCGACGCCCGCCGCAATGGTCAGCGCGATCAGCGTGGTGCGCCATCGGGTGGCCGAGGCCGCGTCCATCCGGTCGCCGATGCCCACACCGACGGCCAGCGCCAGCAGGCAGCCGAGCACGGCGGTGGCGGGCACCTCGATGTAGGCGAAGCCGAGTTCGCCGAAGAACTGGGTGAACCAGAGCTGGTCGCGGTAGATCAGGCTGTCGCGGAACACCTCGAGGAAACCGATCGGGTCGCCGAGGATCTCGCCGAGCTGCTCGTCCGGCTGCACCGTGTACCACTGGTGTTGCGGGCGCATCAGCCCCATGCCCTCGCCGGTGGGAGCGGCGACCGCCGTCCAGGCCAGGAAGGACGCACCGCCGACGCCGGCGAACGCCCACGGCACCAGTCGCCGCCAGTCGAACCCGCTGTCGGCGACCTTGCCGAAGAAGGCGAAGCGGCGCACCGGGACCAGCACGATGAGCATGGCCAGCAGAATGTAGGTCGGCTTGCTCAGCGGCAGCAGCAGCGTC includes these proteins:
- the rfbA gene encoding glucose-1-phosphate thymidylyltransferase RfbA gives rise to the protein MRGIILAGGTGSRLHPITRGVSKQLVPVYDKPMVYYPLSTLMLAGITEVLVITTPEDAPAFRRLLGDGSRFGISIDYVVQPEPDGLARAFVLGADHIGSGSVALVLGDNIFHGPGLGTSLDRFADLDGGAVFAYRVFDPTAYGVIEFAEGKAVSIEEKPKKPRSNYAIPGLYFYDNDVVEIARGLRPSDRGEYEITDINRAYLEQGRLRVDVLARGTAWLDTGTFDSLLDAANYVRTIEQRQGLKIGVPEEVAWRRGYIDDEQLRALAEPLVRSGYGSYLLDLLERGRDW
- a CDS encoding dTDP-4-dehydrorhamnose 3,5-epimerase family protein, with product MDFREMTVPGAWVITPRVLTDERGAFAESFKASEFEKATGRPMDLRQVNVSVSAAGVLRGIHYTDDPPGQAKYVTCVRGAFLDVVVDLRPGSPTYGRWDSVLIDDVDRRSVFLSEGLGHAILSLEDESTVTYLCSLEYTPEADHDIDAFDPALAIDWPRVGRDGAPLTYVRSPKDTAAPRLNDTAAPRPV
- a CDS encoding alpha/beta hydrolase — its product is MDVLNPGGPSAPARLLMATCRGVVRPALRATPINRTTIPVGALAVESLARLRPHPRGIEREQVTMPGFRMEIIRPAGAGRALRHGAMLYMHGGGFVICGLETHRPVAASLARRTGLAVVNVEYRQLPGRSIAQSIDDCLTAYRWLLRHGADSSRVVFAGDSAGGYLTFATALRTIELGLPTPAGLIGLSPLLDLDYAAKRDYMNVALDPYIPLSALEAVVRLGAEIDGVLDPLLSPVNGILAGLPPVLLIAAEDEVLRYDAELMVARLAAAGVPHSLDLWRGQVHAFTTIWPGLPESRAALGRAARFVRTCLAAGEQARTA
- a CDS encoding DUF4282 domain-containing protein; translated protein: MSDSGANGDPSDGVRPGPGELDTESRWITWKASALRRLGSEVGAADPDDEPARPFGSRGDFRRWVGEAVGALLDVQFQRSATRTLLPLAYLLGLIVAVAVPITMVVVMWKVTFVLGILAVLVSIPLGLTIAAVVRLALEFLVNASRLATRVEHISDLADDLFQALSDVAEPVNQLSEDVRAVQFWRFRRGNSRK
- a CDS encoding helix-turn-helix domain-containing protein, coding for MVLSQMTTGSTMPRRRLGRNLRDLRTRARMTTRAAARQLEWSEAKIWRIETGQTSLRSLDVEAMCKVYGAPADVVAPLAALAKETKARGWWTAYTDVVAEGFDIFIGLEEAARQLAGYEADLIPGLLQTEAYTRALLRAARPAASATEIERRVELRRTRQLLLTRPGAPLRLDMVIPEAVLRHRVGGRQVAVEQLDHLRRICDLPTVRLRVIPAGSDYHAGMETSRFAILEFPADGTTAPEPPVVYVETFTGPVYLDKEADFARYRVAFADIASVAVDARELLDDAVTALA
- the rfbB gene encoding dTDP-glucose 4,6-dehydratase gives rise to the protein MRLLVTGGAGFIGANFVQQTVAERPDVTVTVLDALTYAGNRASLDPVADHIGFVHGDIADLDLVDELVSGVDAVVHFAAESHNDNSLAEPWPFVQTNIVGTYSLLQAVRRYDVRFHHVSTDEVYGDLTPDEPAFTETTAYNPSSPYSATKAASDMLVRAWTRSFGVRATLSNCSNNYGPYQHVEKFIPRQITNLIDGVRPRLYGAGHQIRDWIHVHDHNRAVWDVLERGRIGRTYLIGANGELDNKTVVRMLLEEFGRDPDDFDHVTDRPGHDQRYAIDSTLLRTELGWRPHYADFRAGLAATIAWYRENESWWRPHKDATERAYAAAGEQTVAAPHD